A stretch of the Mustela nigripes isolate SB6536 chromosome X, MUSNIG.SB6536, whole genome shotgun sequence genome encodes the following:
- the LOC132007302 gene encoding rho-related GTP-binding protein RhoG-like: MDSMDSKERMQTIKCVVVGDGAVGKTCLLISYTTNAFPEEYIPTVFDNYSAQTSVDGQIVSLNLWDTAGQEEYDRLRTLSYPQTNIFVICFSIGNPSSYANVRHKWHPEVSHHCPNVPVLLVGTKRDLRDDIETVKKLKEQSLVPTTPQQGTSLAKQVGAVKYLECSALMQYGVHEVFSEAVRAVLYPATKKNTKKCVLL, from the exons ATGGACTCCATG GACTCCAAGGAAAGAATGCAGACAATCAAATGTGTGGTTGTAGGAGATGGGGCTGTAGGTAAGACCTGCCTCCTCATCAGTTACACAACAAATGCCTTTCCTGAGGAGTATATCCCCACTGTCTTTGATAACTATAGTGCCCAGACGTCTGTGGATGGCCAGATCGTCAGCCtgaatctgtgggacacagctgGCCAAGAGGAGTATGACCGACTGCGAACTCTATCCTACCCCCAGACCAATatctttgtcatttgtttttccattggcAACCCATCCTCGTATGCCAATGTGAGGCATAAGTGGCACCCTGAGGTCTCCCATCATTGCCCCAATGTGCCTGTTCTGCTGGTAGGTACCAAGAGAGACCTGCGGGATGACATTGAGACAGTGAAGAAGCTGAAGGAACAGAGCCTAGTGCCCACAACTCCTCAGCAAGGCACTTCCCTGGCTAAGCAGGTGGGGGCTGTGAAGTATCTAGAATGTTCAGCCCTGATGCAGTATGGGGTGCATGAGGTATTTTCAGAAGCCGTCCGGGCTGTGCTTTACCCTGCCACAAAGAAGAACACCAAGAAGTGTGTCCTTTTATAG